From the Halorhodospira halophila genome, one window contains:
- a CDS encoding secretin N-terminal domain-containing protein, protein MRRQLLPAVAAVLLAAPTGTHAGPPDPFHGPLDGDGDTGAEASLRTLPLVHADAGKLAELLREETGVLSQSGHASVDERTNTLILHDTPEHLDEAERLIDKLDRANRQVMIEARIVLASGEYARELGSRLGLSSQRGDGHFAFDTLPGSEGAALGDGLLADLPPVGEGARLSVSVGEVGERLLQLELSAMEAEGHGRVVSSPRVLTTERQTARIEQGVQIPYQETAESGATAVAFEDASLSLTATPQVTDGDAVNLALRVTKDAVGQIYEGVPSIDTQAVATRLRVQAGETIVLGGVREHEQRERRQAVPWLGDLPLVGWLFRQRRSEQSHHELLVFVTPRLVEEGAPPGAAVDETAPRPHIDRPSRAIEDDR, encoded by the coding sequence GGGCCGCCCGACCCGTTCCACGGCCCGCTCGACGGGGACGGCGACACCGGCGCCGAGGCCTCCCTGCGCACTCTGCCCCTGGTTCACGCCGACGCCGGAAAGCTGGCCGAGCTGTTGCGCGAGGAGACCGGTGTACTCTCCCAGTCCGGCCATGCCAGCGTCGACGAGCGCACCAACACACTGATCCTGCACGATACCCCGGAGCACCTCGACGAGGCCGAGCGGCTCATCGACAAACTGGACCGGGCCAACCGCCAGGTGATGATCGAGGCGCGCATCGTCCTTGCCTCGGGCGAGTACGCGCGGGAACTCGGCAGCCGCCTGGGCCTTTCGAGCCAACGCGGCGACGGCCACTTCGCCTTCGACACCCTACCCGGCAGTGAGGGAGCCGCCCTGGGCGACGGGCTACTCGCCGACCTGCCGCCGGTGGGCGAAGGCGCGCGCCTGAGCGTCTCCGTAGGCGAGGTGGGCGAGCGCCTGCTGCAGCTTGAACTCTCGGCGATGGAGGCCGAGGGCCACGGGCGCGTGGTCTCGAGCCCGCGGGTCCTGACCACCGAAAGGCAGACGGCGCGCATCGAGCAGGGCGTCCAGATCCCCTACCAGGAGACGGCCGAATCCGGCGCCACCGCGGTCGCTTTTGAGGACGCCTCCCTGTCGCTGACCGCCACTCCGCAGGTGACCGACGGGGATGCGGTGAACCTCGCCCTGCGCGTGACCAAGGACGCCGTCGGGCAGATCTACGAGGGCGTGCCGAGCATCGACACCCAGGCCGTCGCCACCCGCCTGCGCGTGCAGGCCGGCGAGACCATCGTCCTCGGCGGCGTGCGTGAGCACGAGCAGCGCGAGCGGCGTCAAGCGGTGCCGTGGCTCGGCGACCTGCCACTGGTCGGCTGGCTGTTCCGCCAGCGCCGATCGGAGCAGAGCCACCACGAGCTGCTGGTCTTCGTGACGCCGCGCCTGGTCGAGGAGGGGGCGCCACCGGGGGCGGCCGTTGACGAAACTGCCCCCCGCCCCCACATTGACCGCCCCAGCCGAGCAATCGAGGACGACCGGTGA
- a CDS encoding deoxyguanosinetriphosphate triphosphohydrolase, which translates to MSLHATPPRPCAVTESASRGRQYAEPHPGHRSEFQRDRDRIIHCGAFRRLEYKTQVFVNHVGDLYRTRLTHTLEVGQIARTSAQALGLNIDLVEAIALAHDLGHTPFGHAGQDALAERMEGLGGFEHNIQSLRVVDDLEKRYAKFDGLNLTFETREGLLKRCPVERARQLGPVAERFLDGGQPTLEAQLVNVCDGVAYNSHDVDDGLRSGLISVAECRETTLLGPLFAEVEAAYPNLDERRTIYEVVRRMINVQVEDLIRESAARIEAADPADVEAVRRHPGPLIGFSADMARRHQDLKDFLFRRLYRHFRVARMVRKSQVVVQGLFDVFLDDPQLMPDQPRDAAHAGEARHGMPGRARAVADYIAGMTDRFAIEEYRRLFRPEELT; encoded by the coding sequence GTGAGCCTGCACGCCACCCCGCCACGCCCCTGCGCCGTCACCGAGAGCGCCAGCCGCGGTCGCCAGTATGCGGAACCCCACCCCGGGCACCGCAGCGAGTTCCAGCGCGATCGCGACCGCATCATCCACTGCGGCGCTTTCCGGCGCCTGGAGTACAAGACGCAGGTCTTCGTCAACCACGTCGGCGATCTCTACCGCACCCGGCTGACCCACACCCTGGAGGTGGGCCAGATCGCCCGCACCAGCGCCCAAGCCCTCGGCCTGAACATCGACCTGGTCGAGGCCATCGCCCTCGCCCACGACCTGGGTCACACCCCGTTCGGCCACGCCGGCCAGGACGCCCTGGCCGAGCGCATGGAGGGGCTCGGCGGCTTCGAGCACAACATCCAGTCCCTGCGCGTGGTCGACGACCTGGAGAAGCGCTATGCAAAGTTCGACGGGCTCAACCTGACCTTCGAGACCCGTGAGGGCCTGCTCAAGCGCTGCCCGGTGGAGCGCGCCCGACAGCTCGGCCCGGTGGCCGAGCGCTTCCTCGACGGCGGCCAGCCAACGCTGGAGGCGCAGCTGGTCAACGTCTGCGACGGCGTCGCCTACAACAGCCACGACGTGGACGACGGCTTGCGCTCGGGGCTGATCAGCGTCGCCGAGTGCCGCGAGACAACCCTGCTCGGCCCGCTGTTCGCTGAGGTCGAGGCGGCCTACCCCAATCTGGATGAGCGACGCACCATCTACGAGGTGGTCCGGCGCATGATCAACGTCCAGGTCGAGGATCTCATCCGCGAGTCCGCGGCACGCATCGAGGCCGCCGATCCCGCCGACGTCGAAGCGGTACGCCGGCACCCGGGGCCGCTGATCGGCTTCAGCGCGGACATGGCCCGGCGGCACCAGGACCTGAAGGACTTCCTGTTCCGCCGCCTCTACCGCCACTTCCGCGTGGCGCGCATGGTGCGCAAGAGCCAGGTGGTGGTGCAGGGGCTGTTCGACGTCTTCCTCGACGACCCGCAGCTGATGCCGGATCAGCCCCGCGATGCGGCCCACGCCGGCGAGGCCCGCCACGGCATGCCAGGGCGGGCACGGGCCGTGGCCGACTACATCGCCGGGATGACCGACCGGTTCGCCATCGAGGAGTACCGCCGGCTGTTCCGCCCCGAGGAGCTGACCTAG